A window of Cryptomeria japonica chromosome 3, Sugi_1.0, whole genome shotgun sequence contains these coding sequences:
- the LOC131042309 gene encoding uncharacterized protein LOC131042309 isoform X1, giving the protein MAAVTASASLQFIVVFAMVAFSAIFCQAIDKPTGEICKNSNDNSTVCQGVKGLKFSNVSMAGSNSSPRASSTSAPSTKSPSSTPATKSPSSTPATKSPTRGRTPKTPPSSNDGSDDNTKNMSSLFIVARPSLQALALHFLWDSRHASSCLLWILVFGCSPIHIPTIGIRALGYGFESQEASFILLVWNLQSVLRGRLLTWSAPPLGFTTCASSRFLWILLWPLSRSLTTQAFGIMVVVIPTLPYHDRLLKTK; this is encoded by the exons TTCTGCTTCACTGCAGTTTATTGTTGTTTTCGCAATGGTAGCTTTCTCTGCAATTTTTTGTCAGGCTATTGACAAACCCACTGGAGAAATATGCAAGAACAGTAATGATAACAGCACTGTGTGCCAAGGAGTAAAGGGGCTTAAATTCTCAAATGTTTCAATGGCGGGATCGAACTCATCTCCGCGTGCATCTTCCACATCTGCTCCTTCCACAAAATCTCCGTCATCTACACCTGCAACAAAATCTCCGTCATCTACACCTGCAACAAAATCCCCAACAAGAGGAAGGACACCCAAGACTCCACCCAGTTCAAACGATGGATCTGATGATAATACTAAGAATATGAGTTCCCTATTTATTGTTGCTCGCCCATCTTTGCAGGCTCTGGCTCTG CACTTCCTGTGGGATTCACGACATGCTTCCTCTTGCCTTCTGTGGATCCTTGTCTTTGGCTGCTCTCCCATtcatattccaacaattggtatcagagcattgggttACGGGTTTGAATCTCAGGAGGCCTCTTTCATTTTGTTGGTGTGGAACCTTCAGTCagtgctgagggggagattgttgacttggtcagCACCTCCTTTGGGCTTCACGACATGTGCTTCCTCTCGCTTCCTGTGGATCCTTCTTTGGCCGCTCTCTCGTTCGTTGACAACTCAAGCTTTTGGCATAATGGTAGTGGTGATTCCAACACTCCCATATCACGACCGTCTTCtaaagacaaagtaa
- the LOC131042309 gene encoding uncharacterized protein LOC131042309 isoform X3: MAAVTASASLQFIVVFAMVAFSAIFCQAIDKPTGEICKNSNDNSTVCQGVKGLKFSNVSMAGSNSSPRASSTSAPSTKSPSSTPATKSPSSTPATKSPTRGRTPKTPPSSNDGSDDNTKNMSSLFIVARPSLQALAL; the protein is encoded by the coding sequence TTCTGCTTCACTGCAGTTTATTGTTGTTTTCGCAATGGTAGCTTTCTCTGCAATTTTTTGTCAGGCTATTGACAAACCCACTGGAGAAATATGCAAGAACAGTAATGATAACAGCACTGTGTGCCAAGGAGTAAAGGGGCTTAAATTCTCAAATGTTTCAATGGCGGGATCGAACTCATCTCCGCGTGCATCTTCCACATCTGCTCCTTCCACAAAATCTCCGTCATCTACACCTGCAACAAAATCTCCGTCATCTACACCTGCAACAAAATCCCCAACAAGAGGAAGGACACCCAAGACTCCACCCAGTTCAAACGATGGATCTGATGATAATACTAAGAATATGAGTTCCCTATTTATTGTTGCTCGCCCATCTTTGCAGGCTCTGGCTCTG
- the LOC131042309 gene encoding uncharacterized protein LOC131042309 isoform X2, with the protein MAAVTASASLQFIVVFAMVAFSAIFCQAIDKPTGEICKNSNDNSTVCQGVKGLKFSNVSMAGSNSSPRASSTSAPSTKSPSSTPATKSPSSTPATKSPTRGRTPKTPPSSNDGSDDNTKNMSSLFIVARPSLQALALGDMHIMLSKVALIIMSKT; encoded by the exons TTCTGCTTCACTGCAGTTTATTGTTGTTTTCGCAATGGTAGCTTTCTCTGCAATTTTTTGTCAGGCTATTGACAAACCCACTGGAGAAATATGCAAGAACAGTAATGATAACAGCACTGTGTGCCAAGGAGTAAAGGGGCTTAAATTCTCAAATGTTTCAATGGCGGGATCGAACTCATCTCCGCGTGCATCTTCCACATCTGCTCCTTCCACAAAATCTCCGTCATCTACACCTGCAACAAAATCTCCGTCATCTACACCTGCAACAAAATCCCCAACAAGAGGAAGGACACCCAAGACTCCACCCAGTTCAAACGATGGATCTGATGATAATACTAAGAATATGAGTTCCCTATTTATTGTTGCTCGCCCATCTTTGCAGGCTCTGGCTCTG GGGGACATGCATATCATGTTATCAAAAGTAGCACTCATAATCATGTCAAAGACCTGA